Part of the Armatimonadia bacterium genome, CGTCGGGACTCTCGACCCGCCGGAAGTACCAGTCGCCTCCGAATCCGCGAGCACGGTTGTCCTCACGTCCCCGGTACATGTTCCCGCCGAGGTGCCACTTCCCGAAGTATCCCGTGTCGTAGCCTGCGGCGTGGCACACATCCCCGAAACTGGGGATCTGCGGATCGTAGATGATGTCGTTTTGCACCACCCCGTGGTGGTGCGGATACAGCCCCGACATCATGCACGTGCGCGAGGGACTGCAGGGGAAGCCGGCGATGTAGAAGCGGTCGAAGCGACAGCCACGACGTGCCAGCTCAGCCAGCGCGGGCGTTTGGATGACCGGGTTCCCGTAGCCCTCGGCGCCACTGGTCGGCTGCTGGTCGGTCATCACGTACAGGATATTCAGCCGCCTCGGCGCAGGCTGGGCCAGCGACACGGCACCGGTTCCCAGGGCCACGCCGGCGATTCCGGTGGTGCGCAGAAAGTCGCGTCGGGTCAGTGGCATCACAGCACCTCCGCGATTCTTGTGTGCCCGGCCGTGAGGCGCGTCTCAGACAGCTACTTGTCCTGTGCGGGTGGTGCGAGGGCGGCCTGGATCGACGCGACGACGCAACCGGCCAGCACCTTGTACCCTTGCGGGTTAAAGTGCACGTTCTGGGGAAGCTGAATCTGCGCCAGCTTCGGCAGTGCGAAGCCATACAGGTCATCGACAGCGATGCCGTTCTCCTGCATAACCTTGAGCGCCACTGCGTTGTAGGCGATCACGTCGGAGTTCTTGCGCACGGGGTTCAGCTTGCCCTCGGGTACCGGAGTCGTGCTGCACCAGATCACCTTGGCACCCGTGGCCTTGAGACGCTTGACCAGCTCGCGGAGGTTCTTTTCGTAGTCCGCGATCGGCGTCTGCTGTGTCCCGTCGGTGAGGAACTTGAGGTCGTGCAGGCCGAAGTTGAAGTGGATGACGTCCCACTTGCCCGTCCCGAGCCACTTGGTGAGCTGCTGCAGGCCACGCGAGGTCGGCCCGCCGTTCTCCGGGACGCGCTGCACGTTGGCCTTGCCCTCGAGCAACTGACGCACCGGCAGCGTGTAGCCCATGGAGATGGAGTCGCCGATGAGCAGCACGCGAGGCAGACCAGCTACCTCCTGGACTGGCACGAACACCGGGTCAACGGGCTTTGGTGCAGCGCAGGCAAAGCTGGCAACGATCAGGATGAGTGCGAGTGTCGCAACTGCCGAGCGGTGATTCATGGTGCGTCTCCTCTCGAGTTCGTCTCGTGCATGGCCTGGTGCTCCAGGCCGCTTTCCCTTCCGACGCCTCACTTCTCCCCAAGTTCGCCGAGGCAGGTTCCTCGCCCTGCCGGGCAGGCCGCTCGACCACCACCAGGCAGGAATATCCGGCGACGCCCCGAACTCCCTCCGAGTGGCCGGCCGTGGCTACTTCGTACCTTTGTAAGGGGGAAGGTTGATGTCCCGCAGGCTTGCTGCTGTGATGGTCGTGCTGCTGGTTTGTGGTGCAGTGGTGGCACAGGCGCAGACGGTGACCAACGAGACGATTGCCCGGCTGGCTGAGATCACCCGGCCTGACTCCGGCGAGTGGCGCTTCCAGCATCCCGCTCAGCCCGGCGGGCAAGACCCAGCTCTTGATGATAGCAAGTGGACGCGCGTGCGGCCCGAGCACCTCTGGAACTTCCCCAACACCGAGGCCTGGTACCGTCGGCTGATCGTGGTCCCGCAGACCCTCGGCGGTGTCTCTCCGGTGGGCTCCAAGATCGTCTTGCGCTGTGCCGTGGATGACGACGTGGAGGTCTACGTCAACGGCCAGTCCCGGGGCAAGTTCCACTGGGACCAGTGCGAGGCCACCATCACCGACAACGCCCGTCCCGGTGACAAGTACCTCGTGGCTCTGCGGGTGATCAATGGCCCCGTCCACGGTCGCCTCATCTCCGCCTCCTTCACCTGGGACAAGTACGATGCGGTTCGCGAGGCAGCCGCCGCCCATCTCACCCGGCTGCAGTTCGCTCAGAAACTCCTTGCCACCGAGCGCGCTGCGCCCGACCTTGAGAGCCTGACCCAGACCCTCGACCGCGCAGCTTCCCAGGTCCGCTTCAGCGCCATCGACACCGGCGGCCCCGAGGCCTTCAACGCGTCGATTCAGGAGTCCCTCCAGACCCTGGCTCCCTTCGTCAAGCTCGCCAAACAGTACACCCTCTACCTCGTCGGCCACGCTCACATCGACATGAACTGGCTCTGGTTATGGCCGGAGACCAAGGACGTCTGCCGCCGCACCTGGGACCAGGCCCTCAAGTTCATGGACGAGTTCCCGGGCTTCACTCTCACCCAGAGTCAGCCGGGCGCTTACCTGGCCATGGAGGAGGAGCAGCCCCAGTTGTTCGCGCAGATCCAGCAGGCCGTCCGGCGCGGCCAATGGGAGCCTGCCGGCGCGAGCTGGACCGAGGGCGACACGAACATGGCCTCCGGTGAGGCGCTGGCACGGCAGGTGCTACTTACCCAGCACTACTTCGAGACCAAGTTCGGCCGCCGCACTGAGATGGCCTGGCTCCCGGACAACTTCGGCCACGCCTGGACGGTGCCGAGCATCTTCTCCGATGCGGGCATCCGCAACTACTACTTCAGCCGCTGCGGCAAGGGCCTTCCGACCTTCTGGTGGGAGGGTCCCGACGGTGCCCGTCTCCTGGCCTACAATCGCGGGGGCTACAACGGCCAGTTCCGCGCCGAGGCGGGTTCGGCGCCGCTCGACGTCGAGAAGCAGATCGGCGTCCCGGCCGCCATGCACGTCTATGGAGTTGGCGACCATGGTGGCGGTCCGACCCGCCAGGACCTCGAAGCTGCCCGGCGTCTGCAGCAGGAGCCGCTCTTCCCGCAGGTCAAGTTCGCCCAGACCAGCGACTACTTCAACTTCGCTCGGGCCACTGCGGGCGACAAGCTCCCGGTCGTCAAGGATGAGCTGAACTTCGTCTTCCGCGGCTGCTACACCACCCACGCCGACGCGAAACGCTGGAATCGTGAGAGCGAGAACCTTCTGCCCGCTGCCGAGGCTGCCTGCGCAATCGGTCGCTACTGGGGAGCCGACTATCCCGCCGCCGACCTCACGAAGGCCTGGCAGAACACCTGCTTCAACCAGTTCCACGACATCTTCGACGGCAGTGCGATCCACGGCTCCTACGACTACTCCCGCCAGCTCTACGAGGAAGCTACCGGCACCGCCGAGCGAGCTCGCAGCCAGGCCCTCGATCGCCTCTGGTCGCAAGTCGATACCTCCGGCGAGGGTCAGGCGGTCGGCCTCTACAATCCGCTCGGGTGGGATCGTCGCGAGTATGTCGAGGCAACCTTCCCGGCGTCCACCGAACTCGCCTCAGCCATCGTCACCGACCCCGCAGGCAAGCAGATCCCTTCGCAGGTGGTCGGCAGCGCTACCCGTGCCGATCAGGTGCAGGTGACCGTGGGTTTTGTCGCCGACCTCCCGGCCTTGGGCTATGCCGTCTACCACCTGCGCCCCGGCACTCCGCGTCCTGCCGCCGAGCGTGGCCGCAGCTACTGGATCGCTACCCTCTGGGAACCGCGAACACCGGAGCGCGAGCTGGCTGAGTTCGCCGAGGTCGGACTCCGCGACGGCCTCAACCAACTGGCCGGCAAGGTGGCTCCTGAGGACCCGCTCGGACACCTGCAGATCCTCCACGAGGCCCCGGACGGCATGTCTGCCTGGAACGTCGGGCAGATCACCGGCACCGACGACCTGCGCACTCCCGAGCACTGCACCACGCTAACCACCAGCGGCGTACAGCGCAGCCTGCGCTACACCCAGAAGTACGGCAAGTCCACCTTCACCCAGACGATCACCGCCTACAAGGACCTGCCGCGCATCGACTTTGAACTGGTCGCCGACTGGCAGGAAGTCGGCAATGCGACCGATGGTGGGCCCCTCCTCAAGTACATGCTTCCCACCAGCATCACCAACCCGCAGGCTACCTTCTCCCTCCCCTGGGGGAGCATCGAACGGCCTGCCAACGGTCAGGAAGTCCCCGGCCAGCAGTGGATCGACCTGGCCCAGGTGCACCGCGTCTTGCCAACGGACGGACGCGAAGCCAAAGCCCTCAACCTGAGCGCCTACTTCAATGCGGACGTTATCGCCACGGCGGCTCAGCCTGAGGATGGTGACTTCGACGGCGGCCATCGAGCCTATCCTGCCGAGATCTTCGCAGACCTTGCCGGGTCGCTGATGACCCTCGACGGCCTTCCCTTCTACGTGCCGCCAACTACCTCCGGCGCGAAGAACGCCCTTCTCACCGAGGGCCAGACCCTCAAGTGGCCGGCGGAGAAGACGCCTGCTCTGGCGGTGCTCGGTGCCGCTGCCAACGGCGCCAAGAAGGGCACTGCGCAGCTCCTCTACGCCGACGGCAGTCGCCAGAACGTGCCCCTGGGATTCAGCGACTGGTGCTTCGGCCCCGGACCGCAGGAGGTCGACGCGCTGAGCGCCCCCTTCCGCTACGTCGATGGTCAGCGCTCCGAACCCGAGGTGCATCTATGGCTGATCCGGCTCCCCGTGGACAACTCCCGAGCCCTGGCCGGAATTGTCCTGCCCGACCAGCCCGATCTCTACGTCTTCGGCATGGCGCTTGCAGACAAGGTCGCGTATGAGACCGAGTGGGGTGTGTCCCTGCTCAACGACTGCAAGTACGGTTTCGACACCAACAAGAACGTGATGCGCATGTCCCTGCTGCGTGCCTCCTACAGTCCCGACCCGCTGCCCGACCAGGGCACGCACCGCCTCCGTTGGTCCCTCTATCCGCATCAGGGCGACTGGCGACAGGCCGCCACACCGCGCCGCGCGATGGAGTTCAATAACCCGCCGCTGGTCCGCTTGCTGCCTTCTCACGAGGGGCCGCTGCCTGCCGACTACAGCTTCGTCAAGGTCGAACCGGAGAGCATGGTCCTGTCCTCCTTCAAGCTCGCCGAGGACGGCAAGGGCTACATCGCCCGGGTCTACAACTCCTGCGGCGCCGGGGGCAAGGCCACAATCCGCTGCAACCTGCCCTTCAGCGGTGCTGTGGCCTGCAACCTCCTCGAAGAGCCGCGGGGCAAGAACCTCGTGACCGTGAACTACCCCGTGGTGACCCTCGACCTGGACGGCCGAATCCACGGGACCGTCCGGCTGCTGACACCGTAACCGCGATCTCTTGTCTGCGAATGTCTCCCGTTCTGCGGGAACGTTTTGCCGCCTGCGCAAGTCCTTGTCTGCACATACCCCTAAGGAGGTATCCCATGAGACCCATTGGATTGGCTGTAACCGTCGCCCTGATGGTCTTCCTCGCTGTGAGTGCTTTCGCGGCTGACGTACCCCTGAGCCGCGTCGTGCTGTTCTCCAGCGGAGTAGGCTACTTCGAGCGCAACGGATCAGTTGACGGTGACGCATCGGTCGAGCTGTCCTTCCGCACCGAGCAGATCAACGACATGCTCAAATCGATGGTCCTCCAGGACCTGAGCGGCGGCACTATCGCCCCGGTCACTTACGCCCCGCAGGACCCGCTGGAGAAGACCCTCAGCTCCTTCGCCATCGACATCTCGGACAACCCCAGGATGGCGGACCTGTGGGATCGCCTGCGCGGCACTCGCGTGCAGGTGACCGCCGAGCAGGCCGTTGAGGGCATCGTCTTCGGCGCCGAGCAGCAGGAGAAGACCGTCGGCGACAAGGTCATGACCTTCGACGTCCTCAATCTCCTCACCGACAAGGGCCTCGTCGAGGTCCCGCTATGGAGCGTGCGCAGTATTAAGGTCCTCGACCCCAAGGTCGACGGCGACCTGCGCAAGGCCCTCGACGCCATCGACAAGTCCCGCGATGCCGAGAAGCGCCCCGTAACCCTGTCCTTCAAGGGCCAGGGCAAGCGCGACGTGCGCATCGGCTATCTGCTGGAGACGCCCGTGTGGAAGACCAGTTACCGGTTGGTCAACGAGAAGGAAGGCCTCTACCTGCAGGGCTGGGCAATTGTGGAGAACACCACCGACGAGGACTGGACCAACGTGAACCTGACCATGGTGTCGGGGCGGCCCATCAGCTTCACCATGGACCTGTATCAGCCGCTGTACTCCGAGCGCCCCGAGGTCGCCGTGCAGGTTCAACAGGCAGCCAAGCCCCAGGTCTTCGCCGGAGCAGTCGAGGTCAAGGTCGAGGCCCGCGACGAGGCCGAAGAAGCCGCAATGGC contains:
- a CDS encoding glycoside hydrolase family 38 C-terminal domain-containing protein, yielding MSRRLAAVMVVLLVCGAVVAQAQTVTNETIARLAEITRPDSGEWRFQHPAQPGGQDPALDDSKWTRVRPEHLWNFPNTEAWYRRLIVVPQTLGGVSPVGSKIVLRCAVDDDVEVYVNGQSRGKFHWDQCEATITDNARPGDKYLVALRVINGPVHGRLISASFTWDKYDAVREAAAAHLTRLQFAQKLLATERAAPDLESLTQTLDRAASQVRFSAIDTGGPEAFNASIQESLQTLAPFVKLAKQYTLYLVGHAHIDMNWLWLWPETKDVCRRTWDQALKFMDEFPGFTLTQSQPGAYLAMEEEQPQLFAQIQQAVRRGQWEPAGASWTEGDTNMASGEALARQVLLTQHYFETKFGRRTEMAWLPDNFGHAWTVPSIFSDAGIRNYYFSRCGKGLPTFWWEGPDGARLLAYNRGGYNGQFRAEAGSAPLDVEKQIGVPAAMHVYGVGDHGGGPTRQDLEAARRLQQEPLFPQVKFAQTSDYFNFARATAGDKLPVVKDELNFVFRGCYTTHADAKRWNRESENLLPAAEAACAIGRYWGADYPAADLTKAWQNTCFNQFHDIFDGSAIHGSYDYSRQLYEEATGTAERARSQALDRLWSQVDTSGEGQAVGLYNPLGWDRREYVEATFPASTELASAIVTDPAGKQIPSQVVGSATRADQVQVTVGFVADLPALGYAVYHLRPGTPRPAAERGRSYWIATLWEPRTPERELAEFAEVGLRDGLNQLAGKVAPEDPLGHLQILHEAPDGMSAWNVGQITGTDDLRTPEHCTTLTTSGVQRSLRYTQKYGKSTFTQTITAYKDLPRIDFELVADWQEVGNATDGGPLLKYMLPTSITNPQATFSLPWGSIERPANGQEVPGQQWIDLAQVHRVLPTDGREAKALNLSAYFNADVIATAAQPEDGDFDGGHRAYPAEIFADLAGSLMTLDGLPFYVPPTTSGAKNALLTEGQTLKWPAEKTPALAVLGAAANGAKKGTAQLLYADGSRQNVPLGFSDWCFGPGPQEVDALSAPFRYVDGQRSEPEVHLWLIRLPVDNSRALAGIVLPDQPDLYVFGMALADKVAYETEWGVSLLNDCKYGFDTNKNVMRMSLLRASYSPDPLPDQGTHRLRWSLYPHQGDWRQAATPRRAMEFNNPPLVRLLPSHEGPLPADYSFVKVEPESMVLSSFKLAEDGKGYIARVYNSCGAGGKATIRCNLPFSGAVACNLLEEPRGKNLVTVNYPVVTLDLDGRIHGTVRLLTP
- a CDS encoding sulfatase-like hydrolase/transferase; the protein is MPLTRRDFLRTTGIAGVALGTGAVSLAQPAPRRLNILYVMTDQQPTSGAEGYGNPVIQTPALAELARRGCRFDRFYIAGFPCSPSRTCMMSGLYPHHHGVVQNDIIYDPQIPSFGDVCHAAGYDTGYFGKWHLGGNMYRGREDNRARGFGGDWYFRRVESPD
- a CDS encoding SGNH/GDSL hydrolase family protein, with amino-acid sequence MNHRSAVATLALILIVASFACAAPKPVDPVFVPVQEVAGLPRVLLIGDSISMGYTLPVRQLLEGKANVQRVPENGGPTSRGLQQLTKWLGTGKWDVIHFNFGLHDLKFLTDGTQQTPIADYEKNLRELVKRLKATGAKVIWCSTTPVPEGKLNPVRKNSDVIAYNAVALKVMQENGIAVDDLYGFALPKLAQIQLPQNVHFNPQGYKVLAGCVVASIQAALAPPAQDK